The Fibrobacter sp. DNA window GGCGGGGAGGCTCCTGCAGTTGCCTGCGGGCAGCAGGTCGCCCAGGCTTGCGGGCGGGTTTCCCCAGTCGAGCCTGAAGGTAATCGCTCCGGCGAGTCGCGAGTCCTCGAATCCGTCGTCGCAGATGATGTAGTCGAAGTCTTTGTCCAGCTCGTGCGCCGTCTTGTAGCGGTTGCCGGTCGTGTATACGCGTACCTGCGGCATGCCGGCGAATTTTTGGCGCAGCATTTCCGCTTCGTCCCTTGCCTTGCTGTGGCACAGGATGGCGATTCGCGGTTTGCGCGCACTTGTTTTGCCCGCAATGGCATCGGCTGCGCTTGTTTCGCCAGCGGCGGCGTTGCCTGCGCCTGTATTGTTTGCGTCTTGTGCGCATGCGTCGGGTGCATCCGTATTGCATGCGCCGTTATCGCGCACCGGATTTTTGCAGCCGGCATGTGCCGAGATGAATTTCGCGAGCCATGCGGTAAAGGGTGTCTTGCCCGCGCCGCCTGCGAGGTAGCTCCCGACTACGATGAGCCGCGCGTTGTTGAGCGGCCTGCCCGATTGCAGATAAACTAAATGATGCAGCCTGTATGCGGCTCGGTAAAGGCCGGCAAGGGGAAGGAGCGGGAGACGGGAGAGCATGTCTTGCTTGCTGGATGGGCCATCCTGAGCGGAGCCGAAGGGCCCAGA harbors:
- a CDS encoding tetraacyldisaccharide 4'-kinase → MLSRLPLLPLAGLYRAAYRLHHLVYLQSGRPLNNARLIVVGSYLAGGAGKTPFTAWLAKFISAHAGCKNPVRDNGACNTDAPDACAQDANNTGAGNAAAGETSAADAIAGKTSARKPRIAILCHSKARDEAEMLRQKFAGMPQVRVYTTGNRYKTAHELDKDFDYIICDDGFEDSRLAGAITFRLDWGNPPASLGDLLPAGNCRSLPADHGEPAHALACGEDVRFEIANVINSEGASASALADAGHKTVAVCGIGDTARFVHDLETFGIHPEYTIRRPDHDIHFSQAIVKALSRQSPVIITEKDAARLPRDMRKNPGIYVAYQRVTISEGTADTILHVIRA